Proteins encoded within one genomic window of Pigmentiphaga sp. H8:
- a CDS encoding CaiB/BaiF CoA-transferase family protein, protein MTFHSEPAGAGRTETTMNKPLSHLRVVDLSRILAGPWATQNLADLGAEVIKIEKPGAGDDTRQMGPPFLADERTGEDGDAAYFMSCNRGKKSVAVDFSDPRGQRIVRDLARGADVFVENYKVGGLKKYGLDYDSLREINPQLVYCSVTGFGQTGPYKDRAGYDYLIQGMGGLMSVTGERDDLPGGGPQRAGVAVADLLAGMYATTAILAAVQHRDRGHGGQHIDISLLDCMVGSLVNQSMNYLVSGQVPQRMGSGHPNIAPYAVYPAADGHLVLAVGNDAQFRRLCEAVGQPGVGTDARFATIADRVRNRAELDAWLVPVTRSRSLADWTSLLERAQVPGGPINRMDQVFADEQVVARGLRAELPHPRYGRVPTVRNPMRFSATPLEPGSAPPLLGEHTDEVLRTVGVTPEQLAALREAGVL, encoded by the coding sequence ATGACCTTCCATTCCGAGCCGGCGGGCGCCGGCCGTACCGAGACCACCATGAACAAGCCGCTGAGCCATCTTCGCGTCGTGGACCTTTCCCGTATCCTGGCCGGCCCCTGGGCCACGCAGAATCTGGCCGACCTGGGGGCGGAGGTCATCAAGATAGAAAAACCCGGCGCCGGCGACGATACCCGGCAGATGGGACCGCCGTTCCTGGCCGACGAACGCACGGGGGAAGACGGCGACGCCGCCTATTTCATGAGCTGCAACCGTGGCAAGAAATCGGTGGCCGTCGACTTTTCCGATCCACGCGGACAGCGGATCGTCCGGGACCTGGCGCGGGGCGCCGATGTGTTCGTGGAGAACTACAAGGTCGGTGGCCTGAAGAAATACGGACTGGACTACGACTCGCTGCGCGAGATCAATCCGCAACTGGTCTATTGCTCGGTGACCGGCTTCGGGCAGACCGGCCCCTACAAGGATCGCGCGGGCTACGACTACCTGATCCAGGGCATGGGCGGCCTGATGAGCGTGACGGGCGAGCGCGACGACCTGCCAGGCGGCGGGCCGCAGCGGGCGGGGGTGGCGGTGGCCGACCTGCTGGCCGGCATGTACGCCACCACCGCCATCCTGGCCGCGGTGCAGCACCGCGACCGGGGCCACGGCGGCCAGCACATCGACATCAGCCTGCTGGACTGCATGGTCGGCTCGCTGGTGAACCAGTCGATGAACTACCTGGTCAGCGGCCAGGTGCCGCAGCGCATGGGCAGCGGCCATCCCAACATCGCGCCGTATGCCGTCTATCCGGCGGCGGACGGCCATCTGGTGCTCGCGGTCGGCAACGACGCGCAGTTCCGCCGCCTGTGCGAGGCGGTGGGCCAGCCCGGCGTCGGCACCGACGCCCGCTTCGCGACCATCGCGGACCGGGTGCGCAATCGCGCGGAGCTGGATGCGTGGCTGGTGCCCGTCACGCGTTCGCGCAGCCTGGCCGACTGGACTTCGCTGCTTGAACGGGCCCAGGTGCCCGGCGGCCCCATCAACCGCATGGACCAGGTCTTCGCCGACGAGCAGGTCGTCGCGCGGGGCCTGCGCGCCGAGCTGCCGCATCCGCGCTATGGCCGGGTGCCGACGGTGCGCAATCCCATGCGCTTCTCGGCCACGCCGCTGGAGCCGGGAAGCGCGCCGCCGCTGCTGGGCGAGCACACCGACGAGGTCCTGCGGACGGTGGGCGTGACGCCCGAGCAACTGGCGGCGCTGCGCGAAGCCGGCGTGCTTTGA
- a CDS encoding tripartite tricarboxylate transporter substrate binding protein, with product MKTLRSMGLCAVAFAAQGLPAAQAAYPDKPVTIVVPFAAGSPTDAVARVVAEALSKRLGQSMVVQNRPGATGMIGSEYVARAQPDGYTLLFGTNTTQVANQYFFKKVSYDGLKDFAPVAVVGGVPHALVVNPSVPVNSVAELIAYAKAHPGKLSFPYANSTTRITGSTFRVMTKTEINAIPYKAYGQAIAELLGGQTQMMFIDFSTGLSYMITGKLKALAITPDRSAKLPGVPAMKEVLPGFEIGNWNGLFAPAGTSPEIIDRLNREVRAVLEQPELRKQVDGVGYELLPPMAPAEFGKYIAEESRHYARLTSAADIKPE from the coding sequence ATGAAAACCTTGCGATCGATGGGCCTGTGCGCCGTGGCGTTTGCCGCGCAGGGGCTGCCGGCGGCCCAGGCCGCCTATCCCGACAAGCCGGTCACCATCGTCGTGCCGTTCGCGGCCGGCAGTCCGACCGATGCCGTGGCGCGCGTGGTGGCCGAGGCGCTGAGCAAGCGCCTGGGCCAATCCATGGTGGTTCAGAACCGGCCGGGCGCCACGGGCATGATAGGCAGCGAATACGTCGCGCGCGCACAGCCGGATGGCTACACCCTGTTGTTCGGCACCAATACCACCCAGGTGGCGAACCAGTACTTTTTCAAGAAAGTGTCCTACGACGGCCTGAAGGACTTCGCGCCGGTGGCCGTGGTGGGCGGTGTCCCGCATGCGCTGGTGGTCAACCCTTCGGTGCCGGTCAACTCGGTGGCCGAGCTGATCGCCTATGCCAAGGCGCATCCCGGCAAGCTGTCCTTCCCCTATGCCAACAGCACCACTCGCATCACCGGCAGCACTTTTCGCGTGATGACGAAGACGGAGATCAACGCCATCCCGTACAAGGCTTACGGCCAGGCCATTGCCGAGCTGCTGGGCGGGCAGACGCAGATGATGTTCATCGATTTCTCGACCGGTCTTTCCTACATGATCACGGGCAAGCTCAAGGCGCTGGCCATCACGCCGGACCGCTCGGCCAAGCTGCCGGGCGTGCCCGCCATGAAGGAGGTGCTGCCGGGCTTCGAGATCGGCAACTGGAACGGCCTGTTCGCGCCCGCGGGGACGTCGCCCGAGATCATCGACCGGCTCAATCGCGAGGTCCGCGCCGTGCTGGAGCAACCCGAGCTGCGCAAGCAGGTGGACGGCGTGGGCTACGAACTGCTGCCGCCGATGGCGCCGGCCGAATTCGGCAAGTACATCGCCGAGGAAAGCCGGCACTACGCCAGGCTTACCAGCGCCGCCGACATCAAGCCCGAGTGA
- a CDS encoding carboxyl transferase domain-containing protein — translation MAILSSRTRTDGKEFAANAAAYAELRVPLDAARRRAIEGGGERARQTHLARGKLLPRERINTLLDPATPFLEIGQLAADGLYDGQSPGAGMITGIGMVAGRACVVMANDATVKGGTYYPLTIKKQLRAQAIARENGLPCVYLVDSGGAYLPLQGDIFPDEHHFGKIFRNIAEMSALGLKQVAAVLGACTAGGAYIPAMCDETVIVDQAGTVYLGGPQLVQAATGERVDAQALGGADVHTRLSGVADHFAHDELHALTLVRDIVARGKTGALPAPPRAPVPPRHDPAELPGLIPANPKQAIPIRDVLARLLDGSEFVAYRERYGASLICGTGAIGGYPVGILANDGVLFGQSAQKAANFIELCCQENIPLVFLHNISGFMVGVQYEQGGIAKDGAKMVNAVSTARVPKFSVVIGGSYGAGAYAMCGRAFGPRLMAMWPNARTSVMGGEQAATVLALVRAEQLARQGKAFSAEESEAFKAPVRAVYDAESTALHAASRLWVDSVIEPADTRAWLTLGLALAAGSPEESTRFGVFRM, via the coding sequence ATGGCCATCCTATCCTCCCGCACGCGCACCGACGGCAAGGAGTTCGCCGCCAACGCCGCGGCCTATGCCGAACTGCGCGTACCGCTGGATGCCGCGCGCCGGCGCGCCATCGAAGGCGGCGGCGAGCGCGCGCGCCAGACGCATCTCGCGCGGGGCAAGCTGCTGCCGCGCGAACGGATCAATACCTTGCTGGATCCCGCAACGCCGTTCCTGGAGATCGGGCAACTCGCGGCCGATGGCTTGTACGACGGCCAGTCGCCGGGCGCGGGCATGATCACCGGCATCGGGATGGTGGCGGGCCGCGCCTGCGTGGTCATGGCCAACGACGCGACGGTGAAGGGCGGCACCTACTATCCGCTCACCATCAAGAAGCAGTTGCGCGCGCAGGCCATTGCCCGCGAGAACGGGCTGCCGTGCGTCTACCTGGTGGATTCCGGCGGCGCCTACCTGCCGCTGCAGGGGGACATCTTTCCCGACGAACATCATTTCGGCAAGATCTTCCGCAACATCGCCGAGATGTCCGCCCTGGGCCTGAAGCAGGTCGCGGCCGTGCTGGGAGCGTGCACGGCGGGCGGCGCCTACATTCCCGCGATGTGCGACGAGACCGTCATCGTCGACCAGGCCGGCACGGTCTACCTGGGTGGGCCGCAGCTCGTGCAGGCGGCCACCGGCGAACGGGTCGATGCGCAGGCGCTGGGCGGGGCCGACGTTCATACGCGCCTGTCCGGCGTCGCCGATCATTTCGCCCACGACGAGCTGCACGCGCTGACACTGGTCCGGGACATCGTGGCGCGTGGCAAGACCGGTGCCTTGCCGGCACCGCCACGGGCGCCGGTTCCGCCGCGCCACGATCCGGCCGAACTGCCCGGGCTGATTCCCGCCAATCCGAAGCAGGCCATTCCGATCCGCGACGTGCTGGCGCGGCTGCTGGACGGCAGCGAGTTCGTCGCCTACCGGGAGCGCTACGGCGCCAGCCTGATCTGCGGCACGGGCGCGATAGGCGGCTATCCGGTCGGCATCCTGGCCAACGACGGGGTGCTGTTCGGCCAGAGTGCGCAGAAGGCGGCCAACTTCATCGAGCTGTGCTGCCAGGAGAATATCCCGCTGGTGTTCCTGCACAACATCAGCGGCTTCATGGTCGGCGTGCAGTACGAGCAGGGCGGGATCGCCAAGGACGGTGCCAAGATGGTCAACGCGGTGTCCACCGCGCGCGTGCCCAAGTTCAGCGTGGTCATAGGCGGCAGCTACGGCGCGGGCGCCTATGCCATGTGCGGGCGCGCCTTCGGGCCGCGCCTGATGGCGATGTGGCCGAACGCGAGGACGTCGGTGATGGGGGGCGAGCAGGCCGCCACGGTGCTGGCCCTGGTGCGCGCCGAGCAACTGGCGCGCCAGGGCAAGGCATTTTCCGCCGAGGAGTCCGAGGCCTTCAAGGCCCCGGTGCGCGCCGTCTACGATGCCGAGAGCACGGCCCTGCATGCGGCGTCGCGCCTGTGGGTGGACAGCGTGATCGAGCCCGCCGATACGCGCGCATGGTTGACGCTGGGCCTGGCGCTGGCGGCGGGCAGCCCCGAGGAATCGACACGCTTCGGCGTTTTCAGGATGTAG
- a CDS encoding IclR family transcriptional regulator gives MVRTRQPAPESPQAADIQVDSLRRGLEILRLFDVRHRRLSLDDISNRLGLTRATTDKLVQTLLNHHFLQPLSNDVYQPHVACLALGRAVKRRLPIAQAARPLMLELSQRYGVHVTLTTRDRLHMLVVEHCVPSGKVRLGLTTGSRFSMVASASGRAYLWGQPEEQRRVLLAQIEDEAGAGMQRQIADTHAAFQELDRNGWCYLASPVANQTASIATPVHAGDGVEFALAAMAVGASLTEKNLRQQVAPELFAVAQRIALDKDAGR, from the coding sequence ATGGTCAGGACCCGCCAACCGGCCCCCGAATCGCCCCAGGCTGCCGATATCCAGGTCGATTCGCTGCGCCGGGGCCTGGAGATCCTCCGGCTGTTCGACGTGCGCCACCGCAGGCTGTCGCTGGACGACATCTCGAACAGGCTCGGCCTGACGCGAGCGACCACGGACAAGCTCGTGCAGACGCTGCTGAACCACCATTTCCTGCAACCGCTGAGCAACGACGTCTACCAGCCGCATGTCGCCTGCCTGGCGTTGGGACGCGCGGTCAAGCGCCGCCTGCCCATTGCCCAGGCGGCACGGCCGCTGATGCTCGAATTGTCCCAACGCTATGGCGTCCACGTGACGCTGACCACCCGCGACCGATTGCACATGCTGGTGGTCGAGCACTGCGTTCCCTCCGGCAAGGTCCGCCTAGGGCTGACCACCGGCTCGCGCTTCTCCATGGTGGCGTCCGCGTCCGGGCGCGCCTACCTGTGGGGACAGCCAGAGGAACAGCGCCGCGTCCTGCTGGCCCAAATCGAGGACGAGGCCGGCGCGGGCATGCAGCGACAGATCGCCGACACCCATGCGGCCTTCCAGGAGTTGGACAGGAACGGCTGGTGCTATCTGGCCTCGCCGGTCGCCAACCAGACCGCCTCCATCGCCACGCCGGTGCACGCCGGCGACGGCGTGGAATTCGCCCTGGCCGCCATGGCCGTGGGCGCCAGCCTGACGGAAAAGAACCTGCGCCAGCAGGTGGCGCCCGAACTCTTCGCGGTGGCCCAGCGCATCGCGCTCGACAAGGACGCTGGCCGCTAA
- a CDS encoding enoyl-CoA hydratase-related protein, with amino-acid sequence MAADQGFVQREDRDGIVTLTLCHPDTLNRFSSTEQFLELAGHVRRANADPAARVLVITGQGRAFCAGGDLRQMARREMFSAGSVSQVQARYRDTVHQVPLALSETEIPVIAAVNGPAYGAGCDLACFCDIRIAARSARFSVSFARLGIVAGDGGAWMLPRLVGRSKAMELAFTADPIDADEALRIGLVSDVVPDDELRARADGLARRIARHPAQAMRMHKRLLRDAEQHTLPTHLDVVAAFQAIAHVSEEHLQAVRDALGSLDEGRRPGS; translated from the coding sequence ATGGCGGCGGACCAGGGGTTCGTCCAGCGCGAGGACCGGGACGGCATCGTCACCCTGACGCTCTGCCATCCCGACACGCTGAACCGTTTTTCCAGCACCGAGCAATTCCTGGAGCTGGCCGGCCACGTTCGCCGCGCCAACGCCGATCCCGCTGCGCGCGTGCTCGTCATCACCGGCCAGGGCAGGGCGTTCTGCGCGGGCGGCGACCTGAGGCAGATGGCGCGGCGCGAAATGTTCTCGGCCGGCTCCGTATCGCAGGTGCAGGCGCGCTACCGGGACACGGTGCACCAGGTGCCGCTGGCCCTGAGCGAGACCGAGATCCCCGTCATCGCCGCGGTCAACGGGCCGGCCTATGGCGCGGGCTGCGACCTTGCCTGCTTCTGCGACATACGCATCGCGGCGCGCAGCGCGCGTTTCTCGGTCAGCTTCGCGCGGCTGGGCATCGTCGCCGGGGACGGCGGGGCGTGGATGCTGCCCCGCCTGGTGGGCCGGTCCAAGGCCATGGAGCTGGCTTTCACGGCCGATCCCATCGACGCCGACGAGGCACTGCGCATCGGCCTGGTGTCGGATGTCGTGCCCGACGACGAACTGCGCGCGCGGGCCGACGGCCTGGCCCGCCGCATCGCCAGGCATCCCGCCCAGGCCATGCGCATGCACAAGCGCCTGCTGCGCGATGCGGAGCAACATACGCTGCCGACCCACCTGGACGTCGTGGCGGCGTTCCAGGCGATCGCCCACGTCTCGGAGGAACACCTCCAGGCGGTGCGCGACGCGCTGGGGTCGCTGGACGAGGGGCGCCGGCCGGGGTCTTAG
- a CDS encoding MaoC family dehydratase N-terminal domain-containing protein produces the protein MRRAITTDANGLEVLGMGFYWDDVEVGYRFRTLGRTITEADITLFIGTVGMVEEMFTNLDYIGSQSIIGSRPAPGSLVFCMAEGLLMQSTMQRTGMAFMEADIKVHKPTNAGDTIHVECEVVEARATSKADRGLVRTANRVVNQRGETVLTYSPLRMVKTRPNESTPAGDQ, from the coding sequence ATGCGTAGAGCAATCACGACCGACGCCAACGGGCTGGAGGTCCTGGGCATGGGGTTCTATTGGGACGATGTCGAGGTCGGCTATCGCTTCCGCACCCTGGGGCGGACCATCACCGAGGCGGACATCACCCTGTTCATCGGAACGGTGGGCATGGTCGAGGAAATGTTCACCAACCTCGACTACATCGGCTCGCAATCCATCATCGGATCGCGTCCGGCGCCCGGTTCGCTGGTCTTCTGCATGGCCGAGGGCCTGCTGATGCAGAGCACCATGCAGCGCACGGGCATGGCGTTCATGGAGGCGGACATCAAGGTGCACAAGCCGACCAATGCCGGCGACACCATCCATGTCGAATGCGAAGTGGTCGAGGCCAGGGCAACGAGCAAGGCCGACCGCGGCCTGGTGCGTACCGCCAACCGCGTGGTCAACCAGCGGGGCGAGACCGTGCTGACCTACTCGCCGCTGCGCATGGTCAAGACCCGACCGAACGAATCCACCCCTGCGGGAGACCAATGA
- a CDS encoding biotin carboxylase N-terminal domain-containing protein, which produces MWKRILIANRGEIARRIARTCRRLGIEYVAVHSEADSAAAHLGGAVETVCLGPGPAGDSYLRGDRLVEAALRTNCEAVHPGYGFLSENSEFAAAVEHAGLVFIGPAPETISMLGDKARAKALMRAAGVPVVPGTDEASDDPGQLEAQVRAIELPVLLKPSAGGGGKGMQVITRHEGLADAIESAIRVARSSFGDGRMIVERYIGQPRHIEVQIFGDGRGGAVHLFERECSLQRRHQKVVEEAPAPDLPAQARERLLEAALQGARSLNYRNAGTFEFIVGRDLQCYFLEVNTRLQVEHPVTEAVTGLDLVEWQLRVAAGEALPLAQSAIACHGHAIEARVYAEDPAQDFRPSPGTVVHARWPAGLRVDTALDASGEVPSFYDPMVAKLIAHAGDRQAALAALRAGLDDTVLLGVAANVGYLSRVLGDPAVGSGHVHTRYLDERKDLQAPRSREAAVAVGAALHFPVAAEPGSPWTREAGQGAMDRHCLDAEAPLGRAHFELDQEPVAAGFAAADGRGVTVEAAGRASHVVRDASNLRGQVDGRYWEACPAESGWHVQVDGDHYTVRPRRTREADGADADRLATAPMSGVVAALPVRPGDRVQPGDTLAIIEAMKMEHAITAREAGIVQALRYARGESVREGDLIVEVDYGAAP; this is translated from the coding sequence ATGTGGAAGAGAATCCTGATCGCGAACCGGGGAGAGATTGCCCGGCGCATCGCGCGCACGTGCAGGCGCCTGGGCATCGAGTATGTGGCGGTCCACTCCGAAGCCGACTCCGCCGCGGCCCATCTGGGCGGCGCGGTGGAAACGGTGTGCCTGGGACCGGGGCCGGCCGGCGACAGTTATCTGCGCGGCGACCGGCTGGTCGAGGCGGCGCTGCGCACGAACTGTGAAGCGGTGCACCCGGGCTACGGCTTCCTGTCCGAGAACAGCGAATTCGCCGCGGCCGTCGAGCACGCGGGACTGGTGTTCATCGGACCCGCGCCCGAAACCATTTCCATGCTGGGCGACAAGGCGCGAGCCAAGGCACTGATGCGCGCGGCGGGCGTTCCCGTGGTGCCGGGCACCGACGAAGCCAGCGACGATCCCGGGCAGCTCGAGGCGCAGGTGCGCGCCATCGAACTGCCGGTATTGCTCAAGCCCTCGGCCGGTGGCGGCGGCAAGGGCATGCAGGTCATCACGCGCCATGAAGGATTGGCGGACGCGATCGAGTCGGCGATCAGGGTGGCGCGCAGCAGTTTCGGCGACGGCCGCATGATCGTCGAGCGCTACATCGGCCAGCCGCGCCACATCGAAGTGCAGATCTTCGGCGACGGCCGGGGCGGGGCGGTGCACCTTTTCGAACGCGAATGCTCGCTCCAGCGCCGCCACCAGAAAGTGGTGGAAGAGGCGCCCGCGCCGGACCTGCCCGCCCAGGCGCGCGAGCGTCTGCTGGAGGCGGCGCTGCAAGGCGCGCGCAGCCTGAACTACCGCAACGCCGGAACCTTCGAGTTCATCGTCGGCCGCGATCTCCAATGCTACTTCCTGGAGGTGAATACGCGCCTGCAGGTCGAGCATCCGGTTACCGAGGCCGTTACGGGCCTGGATCTCGTGGAATGGCAACTGCGGGTGGCGGCGGGCGAGGCCTTGCCGCTGGCGCAATCCGCCATCGCATGCCATGGCCATGCCATCGAGGCGCGCGTCTACGCCGAGGATCCCGCGCAGGATTTTCGGCCGTCGCCGGGCACGGTGGTCCACGCGCGATGGCCCGCCGGCCTGCGGGTGGACACGGCGCTGGACGCTTCGGGCGAGGTCCCGTCTTTCTATGATCCCATGGTGGCCAAGCTCATCGCCCACGCCGGCGACCGCCAGGCCGCGCTGGCTGCGCTCAGGGCGGGCCTGGACGACACCGTGCTGCTGGGCGTGGCCGCCAACGTGGGTTACTTGTCGCGCGTTCTGGGCGATCCGGCGGTCGGTTCGGGGCACGTTCACACGCGTTACCTGGATGAGCGCAAGGATCTGCAAGCGCCGCGCAGCCGCGAGGCGGCCGTGGCGGTGGGCGCCGCGCTGCATTTTCCCGTGGCCGCGGAGCCAGGTTCGCCGTGGACGCGGGAGGCCGGGCAGGGGGCAATGGACCGGCATTGCCTGGATGCCGAGGCGCCGCTGGGGCGCGCGCATTTCGAGCTGGACCAGGAACCGGTCGCGGCGGGCTTCGCGGCGGCCGATGGCCGGGGCGTGACAGTGGAGGCGGCCGGCAGGGCGTCGCATGTCGTGCGCGACGCCTCGAACCTGCGCGGACAGGTGGACGGCCGCTACTGGGAAGCGTGCCCGGCCGAATCCGGCTGGCATGTGCAGGTGGACGGCGACCACTACACCGTGCGTCCGCGCAGGACTCGCGAGGCCGATGGCGCGGACGCGGACCGGCTGGCCACGGCGCCGATGTCGGGCGTCGTCGCGGCGCTGCCGGTGCGGCCCGGCGACCGGGTCCAGCCGGGCGACACGCTGGCCATCATCGAGGCGATGAAGATGGAGCATGCCATCACCGCCCGCGAGGCCGGCATCGTTCAGGCCTTGCGCTATGCGCGGGGAGAGAGCGTCCGCGAGGGCGATCTCATCGTCGAGGTCGACTACGGCGCCGCGCCATGA
- a CDS encoding IclR family transcriptional regulator, with protein sequence MQNVANPSSRQPGTRDVRVLARGLTILSAFEPENGWLTNSELAALTDLPKPTVSRLTSNLLEAGYLEYSAQRAAYRLGMPVLALGFAAASHSDFVVLARPLMQQFADKHRVSVVLASPDASSMVCNEVAHSREMLFTLRVRAGSRLRIDRSALGRALVGAMGDAERLAYLERLGVADPSACESLSREVPHAVAQMAGQGYCVAAGTLEEGTNGVAVVIDTPEGPHTYALGCAAPSNALAMARLKQEVAPGLLALKARLEAELSAGQE encoded by the coding sequence ATGCAGAACGTCGCCAACCCGTCATCTCGGCAACCAGGCACCCGGGACGTCCGCGTCCTGGCCCGCGGACTCACGATACTCTCCGCTTTCGAGCCGGAGAACGGCTGGTTGACCAACTCCGAACTGGCCGCGCTTACCGACCTGCCCAAGCCCACCGTCTCGCGGCTGACCTCCAATCTGCTGGAAGCGGGCTATCTGGAATACTCGGCCCAGCGGGCTGCCTACCGCCTGGGCATGCCGGTGCTCGCGCTGGGTTTCGCCGCGGCCTCCCATAGCGATTTCGTCGTGCTGGCCAGGCCGCTGATGCAGCAGTTCGCCGACAAGCACCGCGTGTCGGTGGTCCTGGCCTCCCCCGACGCCAGCAGCATGGTGTGCAACGAGGTCGCCCACAGCCGCGAGATGCTGTTCACGCTGCGCGTGCGCGCGGGCTCGCGCCTGCGCATCGACCGCTCGGCCCTGGGCCGGGCGCTGGTCGGCGCCATGGGCGATGCCGAACGCCTGGCCTATCTCGAAAGGCTCGGCGTTGCGGATCCGTCGGCCTGCGAATCCTTGAGCCGCGAAGTGCCTCACGCCGTCGCCCAGATGGCCGGCCAGGGCTATTGCGTGGCGGCGGGCACACTGGAGGAAGGAACCAACGGCGTGGCGGTCGTGATAGATACGCCCGAGGGACCGCACACCTATGCGCTGGGCTGCGCCGCGCCCTCGAACGCGCTGGCCATGGCGCGGCTGAAGCAGGAAGTGGCCCCCGGACTGCTGGCGCTCAAGGCCAGGCTGGAAGCCGAGCTCAGCGCCGGCCAGGAGTAG
- a CDS encoding enoyl-CoA hydratase/isomerase family protein, producing MTTPTDAPVQYALTSGIATIRINRPDQRNALSIAVCERLLDLWDEVDRDEAVRAVVLTSADCGTFSAGMDLKEAARVRAESGKDMLELLRDPFHQRMRRVAKPIIAAMTGHFTAGGMVLAANSDIRVGLQGTRGGISEAKVGRGSPWGVPMLWMLPQPFLLEMMMTGDMHPIERFHQLGFVNYVEATPAAVRERAQAVARTIADNAPLTVWAAKKSVGAAMDLGCDRGFEAACKFHERVYASADAIEGPRAFAEKRPPRWIGA from the coding sequence ATGACGACACCCACCGATGCCCCCGTGCAGTATGCGCTGACATCCGGCATCGCCACGATCCGCATCAACCGGCCGGACCAGCGCAATGCGCTGTCGATCGCGGTCTGCGAACGGCTGCTGGATCTCTGGGACGAGGTCGACCGCGACGAGGCCGTGCGCGCCGTCGTGCTGACCTCGGCCGATTGCGGGACGTTCTCGGCCGGCATGGACCTGAAGGAAGCCGCGAGAGTACGCGCGGAATCGGGCAAGGACATGCTGGAGCTGCTGCGCGATCCGTTCCACCAGCGCATGCGGCGGGTGGCCAAGCCCATCATCGCCGCCATGACGGGCCATTTCACCGCGGGAGGCATGGTCCTGGCTGCCAACAGCGACATCCGGGTGGGCCTGCAGGGAACGCGCGGGGGGATCTCCGAGGCCAAGGTGGGGCGGGGCTCGCCGTGGGGCGTGCCCATGCTGTGGATGCTGCCGCAGCCCTTCCTGCTGGAGATGATGATGACGGGCGACATGCATCCCATCGAACGCTTCCATCAATTGGGGTTCGTCAACTACGTGGAGGCGACGCCCGCAGCGGTGCGCGAACGGGCGCAGGCGGTCGCCCGCACCATCGCGGACAATGCGCCGTTGACCGTATGGGCGGCCAAGAAAAGCGTGGGGGCGGCGATGGACCTGGGGTGCGATCGCGGCTTCGAGGCGGCCTGCAAGTTCCACGAGCGCGTCTATGCCAGCGCGGATGCCATCGAGGGCCCGCGCGCCTTCGCCGAAAAGCGCCCGCCGCGCTGGATCGGAGCCTAG